The window CGATCGCCTGTTGCCGCAGACCCAATGCGGACAGTGCGGCTACGACGGCTGCCGGCCGTATGCCGAAGCGATGGCGGATGGCGAGGCCGACGTCGACCATTGTCCGCCTGGCGGCGACGCCGGCGCGCGGGCACTGGCAAGGTTGTTGGACGTGGCGGCGAAACCTTATGACCGCAGTCGAGGCGAGCACCTGCCGCCTCGCGTGGCAGTGGTGGTGGAAGCCGACTGCATCGGCTGCACCAGGTGCATCCAGGCCTGCCCGGTCGATGCGATCGTCGGCGCATCGAAATCCATGCACGTGGTGATCGATCCGTTGTGCACCGGCTGCGCGCTGTGCGTGCCGGCGTGTCCGGTGGATTGCATCGTGATGGTGAGCGAACGCGCCTAGCAGTTGCCCTATCGGCAACTGCTGCGTCCAGCGAACGCCCGGCCATGGAAGGCCGGGCCGGGTTCGACGCAAGCCGAGATGCCGCGCCATGGATGGCCGCCAGCAATCGCTATTCCGTGGCCGCAGCCTCGCAGGAATCGCACACCCGCTCGACCTTGTAGCCCTTCGCCTGCAGTTTCTCGACCAGGCCGTCGCTGCCGAGCAGGTGCAGCGTGCCGACCACCACGAGGGTGTCGTCGGAGGTCGAGCCGGTCAGGCGCTTCTCGATCTGCGGCAGCCACGCATTGTTGCGATCCACGTCCAGCAGCTTGTAGGACTGCGGCGACTTGCGGGCCATGTCCGCGCGCATGCCCGTGTCCAGCTGCTCGACATCGCCGGTACGCCACCACGCATGCATGTCCTGCAGTTGCTGGACGGCCTTTTTCGGGTCGACCAGGAATTCGTCCAGGCCCTGCGCCTGCTCGGCGTAGGGCACCGAGTCCATCGCCTTCATCTGGGCATCGACGGTTTCCAGCCCGCCAGCAGGCTTGCCGGCCTTGGCCGCGCGATCCATCAGGTGGCGATCCAGGCCGAGATCAGCCTTCAGGCCCATCGCCTGGCTCACGCCAAGGACCAGGCCCAAGCTCACCGCCCACGGCTCGCTCTGCTCGAGCGCCTGCACCGAGCCGCCGCTGGCGGAGACCAGCGTGCCGAGCCGTTCCAGGGTCGCCTTCGGCAGCACCTTGCTCAGGCTCTGACCGTCTTCGTAGGCCATGTACTTCTGCATGGTCGCCACCGTTTCCGGCGCGGTCATCTCGCGCGGATCGATCTCGAACAACAGCGACTCGGCATCGTCGAAGGCGCGGTCGATCTCCGCCGGCATCGGGTAGTCGTCGCTCTTCAACAAATGGAACGAGCCGAGCAGATAGACGTCGTTGTCGGCATCGGACACCTTCCACAGCAGCGGCCGCCCGGTCACCTTGGCTGCCGGCGCGCTGGCGACGGGCGACGCCGCCGGCTTGGTGCTCTGGTCGGCGTGGACGGGCAACGCGAACGCGGCGACCAGCGCCAGGGTGAGCAATCGTGGGGTCACGGGGAATCCTTCGGAGATTGAATGGGGGGTACGTCGGGTTTTGCGTAGGTCTTCTCGCCCGCCGCCACCGCCAGATCCAAGCGGTTTTCCGGCGGCGGCAGCGGACAGGTGGCGAACGGGGTAAACGCGCACGGCGGGTTGTAGGCCTGGTTGAAGTCGATCACCAGGCGGCCCTGCGCGTCGGGTTTCGGCACATCGATGAAGCGGCCCGCACCGTAGCTGCCATGGCCGCTGGTGCGATCGGCGAACACCAGGAACAGGGTGGCTTCGCCCTGGTCCAGCGCTTCCAGCCGCCAGCTCTTGCCGCCGTGCTGGAATTCGAGCGCGCCGGGATTCGGGATGTCGTCGATGGTGCCGATGATGTTGGCGATCGGCAGGGTCTTGCCGGCCGGATGCGCGATGAAACGCGCCGGCACCTGCCAGTCACGGCCACCCGGCCAATACTCCAGGCCGGCGAAATGTACGCGGCTCGGGGCATCGGCGTGCTTGACCCGCAGGGCCAGCCGACCACCGCGTTCGATCACGGTGACCAATCCCTTGCCCTCGTCGAAGGCGATCACGCTCGGTCCGGCTGCGTCCTTGTCGCTGCGCAGGGCGCTGCCGCGACTGGGCTTGCCATCGACGGTCACCGACGTGTCGGCGACGAAACTCGCCTTGCCGTCGCGGACGGTGAACACGCCCAGGTGCTCCGGACCCATCGCTATGCGGATGCCGTTGTCGACATCGCTGCCGACGCGGTGCGCACCGGGATCCAGCCAATGCATCCCGATGAGGCTGGCCCAGCCATCCGCACGATTGAGGTCGAGGATCCGCCGTCCGCGCCACATGAACTGCTCGTGCGCGTAGTGCTTGAGCGCCGCCTGCAATTTCGCCGCCTCGTCAGGCGTGGCCTGCGGCGGTGGCGCGCGCTCGCAGCCTGCCATCACCAGTAAGCAGGCCAGCGCGATGCCGGCGAATGTCATCGTCCGCGCAGGAACCATCGATCCATCTCCGCCAGTCCGAAACGCGTCCAGGTGGGACGGCCGTGATTGCATTGCCCGGAGCGCTCGGTCGCTTCCATCTCGCGCAGCAGGCCATTCATTTCATGCACGGTCAGTCGGCGATTGGCGCGCACCGCGCCATGGCAGGCCATCGTCGACAGCAACTCGTCGCGGGTCTCGGCGACGCGCCGGGTGCTGCCGTGTTCGCGCAAGTCGGTGAGCACGTCGCGCAGCAACGCTTCGACATCGCCATGCGCAAGCAGTGCAGGCACGCTGCGCAACAGCAGCGACTGCGGGCCGCTGCGCTGCACCTCGAACCCGAGTTGCGCGAGCGTGTCCGCTTCGCGCTCGGCGACATCGGCTTCGCGCTCGGATACCGCGATGCTCGAAGGCACCAGCAACGGCTGGGTGCGCAGGCCGGCGCCATCGTGCGCAGTCTTGAGTTTTTCGTAGCCGATGCGTTCGTGCGCGGCATGCATGTCGACCACGACCAGGCCGTCGGCGTTCTCGGCCAGGATGTAGATGCCGTGCAACTGCGCGATTGCGAAACCGAGTGGTGGCAGGCCGCCGGGCGCGTCGTCGGGCATCGCCATCGCGGCGAATGCCGCGGGTGATTCCGGCGAATCCGGAAGCGTGGCGGCATCGCGCGGCGCATACAACGCGGCATACGCGCTGGGCGCATCCGCCACACGCAAACCGATCGACGATTGCTGCGGCACCGGCATCGACCATGCCTGCGATGCCTGTGTTGCCTGCATCGGCATGGCGGTCGCGCCTGCACGGGTTTCCGCCAGTGCCTGGTGCAAGGTGCGATAGACGAAGTCGTGGACCAGCCGCGATTCGCGGAAACGCACTTCGTGCTTGGCCGGATGCACGTTCACGTCCACGCCGCGCGGATCGAGTTCGAGGAACAGCACATAGGCCGGGTGCCGGCCATGGAACAGCACGTCGGCATAGGCCTGGCGGATCGCGTGCGAGACATTGCGGTCGCGCACGCTGCGGCCGTTGACGTACAGGTATTGCTGGTCGCTGCTGGCGCGGTTGTAGGCCGGTTGCGCGATCCAGCCGTGCAGGCGCATGCCGGCACCGTCATGGTCCACGCGCAGGGCGTTGCGGGTGAAGTCCTCGCCGAGCGCTTCGTGCAGACGCACGTCGCTGAGCATCGTGCCTTCCTGCAGCTGCGCTTCGCCCTTCCAGCGCCGCGAGGGCTTGCCGTTGTGGGCCACCCGCAATTCCACATCGGGACGCGCCAGCGCCAGCGTGCGCAACCACTCCTCGATATGCGACAACTCGGTGCGTTCGGCACGCAGGAACTTGCGCCGCGCCGGCACGTTGTAGAACAGGTCACGTACTTCCACCGTGGTGCCAGGTGGATGCGCATGCGGCGTTACCTCGCCGACCTTGCCGCCATCGACCTGCAGCAACGCGCCGTGCTCGCTGCCGCTGCGCCGCGAGGTCAGCCGGAAGCGGCTCACCGACGCCACCGACGGCAGCGCCTCGCCACGGAAGCCGAGCGTGGCGACCGACTCAAGGTCGTCGATGCTGGCTATCTTGCTGGTCGCGTGGCGCTGCACCGCCAGCGGCAATTCGGAGGCATCGATGCCGCCGCCGTCGTCGCGGATACGGATCAGGCGGATGCCGCCATCCTCCAGGTCGATGTCGATGCGGCGGGCGCCGGCATCCAGCGCGTTTTCGACCAGTTCCTTGACCACGGACGCGGGCCGTTCCACGACTTCGCCCGCAGCGATCTGGTTGATGAGGGTGTCGGGAAGTTGGCGGATGGTCACGCCGGGATTTTAGCGTGTGGCAACCCGTCATTCCGGCGGATGCCGAAATGACGCCAGAAATTACGGACTGCCGCCCGAATTCGCGCCAGTGCCGGTCGAGGCCGCCTGGCTGACTTGCAGGGCATGCGCCCGCGCGGCGTACAAGGTGCCAGGCGGCGGCTGGCGGGTGAAGTATTCGTTGATGCCGGCCAGCACCGCGGTCGCCAGCTTGCGCTGGTAATCCGGGCTGGACAGTAGCGCCTCTTCACCGTGATTGGAGATGAACCCGGTTTCGACCAGCATGGCCGGCACGTCCGAGGTGCGCAGCACGGCAAAATTGGCGTGTTCGACCCGACGGGTCTTGCCCACGCTGCCCAGGCTGCCCAGCACGTGAGCGGCGGCGTCGGACGAGGCTTTCATCTGCCCACTCTGGGTCAGGTCCAGCAGCACCGACTTCAGCGTGTCGCCGGTCGCGGCCAGCTTCACGCCACCGATCAGGTCGGCGGCGTTCTCCTTGTCGGCCAGCCAGCGTGCGCGCTGCGAGGACGCACCGCGGGTGGACATCACGTACACCGAGGAGCCGGTGGCGCTGCGGTTCTCGGCAGCATCGGCGTGGATCGACACGAAGATGTCGGCCTTGGCACCACGCGCCAGCACGGCCCGGCGATTGAGCGGGATGAAGACATCCGCATCGCGGGTCAGGTGCGCCTTCATGCCGGGCGTGGCATTGATCTGGCGGGCCAGTTCGCGGGCGATGGCCAGGGTCACGTTCTTCTCGCGATTGCCGTTCGGGCCGATCGCGCCCGGATCCTGGCCGCCGTGGCCAGCATCGATGGAAATGACCAGCGGGCGCATGCCGGCCTGCATCACCGGACGCGGAATGGGCGCGGCGGCCGCCGGTGTCTCGGTGGGCATCGGTTCCGGCTTGCCGGTGGCGACGCGGGTGGGCACGCCGGTGGCGACGGTGCCGGGCAGTTCGGAGACGGTGGCGGCCTTGCCGACCACCTTGCCGGGATCGGTTTCGACCGCGGCGGAGGCCTTGGCGATCTCGGCGATCGGATCGGGCTTGGCAGCCACGATCGGCGCCGCGATGACGGGAGTGGTCAGAGCGACGGCGGCGTCTCCCGGCCATTCCAGTACCAGGCGAGGGCCGGCGGCCGTGGTTTCGATCCGCGGCGGCATTGCCTTGACCTGGCTGGCCAGGTCGAACACCACGCGGACGATCCCTGGTTGCGGCTGGCCGGTGCGCACGGCTTTCACCGCGCCAGCGCCGGCAGGCATGCTCAGGTTGCGGGCCAGGCGGCTGTCGGCGAAGTCCACGACCAGACGGTCGGGATTGCGCAGCTCGATGACCTTGTAGTCGCCCGGGCGGTCCAGCTGGAGTTCGACGCGCGTGCCGGTCGCCCCGGTTTCCACGCGCAACTGCTTGATTTCCGAGGCGTTTGCGAGGTTCCAGCACAGCGCCGCCAGCAGCATCAGCGCCAGCAGGACTTGCTCGAAGCGGATCCCCTTCACTCGCATGCCCGGGAGTTAAGCACTTGACGCCAGCAAGCGCAAGCATTTTTCCCTTAATAATCCGTGACCTGCCGTACTTTCCTAAATGCGCGCGCAACTCATGCCCGGAGCGTCAAGCCGGACGTAGCGCCTGCAGCCAGGCTTCGCCGGCGGTCGTGCGCGCGTGCAGGCGGCAGCGCCGGCCCGTGCCCTCCACGGTTAGCTCCACGTCGACGTCGGCGGCCGGCAAGCCGCCCTGCCCGCGTTCGGGCCACTCGACCAGCCAGAGCCGTGTTTCGGCCGGGTCCAGCCCCAGGAACTCGAGCTCGCCGGGATCGCCGATCCGGTAAAGGTCGAGGTGCAGTGCCATGCCGCCAGCCGGCAGCGGGTATTGCTCGACCAGGGTGTAGGTCGGACTGCGGATCGTGCCGGTCACGCCCAACGCGCGAAGCAGCGCCCGCGCGAGGGTGGATTTGCCGGCACCCAAGTCGCCATGCAGGTAGGCCACGCCACGCGGCGGCAGTGACTGGGCGAGGCGCGCGCCGAGCGATTCGGTGGCGTCGGCGGCGTCGAGGAAAAGATCGTGCATGCGCCTATCGTCGCATCGGATTGGCCAGCCGGCGCAACCAAGGCAAGAGATCCGATGGCAGCAGGCCGCGCTCGCCATCCTCGCGTGCGGCGGCATCGCCGGCCGCCGCATGCAGCAATGCGCCGGCGATTGCCGCATCGCCCGCCGGCATGCCCTGCGCCAGCAAGGCGGCAATGACGCCGGTGAGCACGTCGCCCATCCCGCCCACCGCCATGCCCGGATTGCCGGCGCAGATCACTGTGGGTGCGCGGTCGGGGCTGGCGATGATGCTGCCGGCACCTTTCAACACCACTGTGCAGCCAAGCCGTTCGTGCAGCGCTTGCGCGGCGGCGAAACGATCGCGCTGCACGTCGTGGGCGGGGATACCGAGCAGGCGCGCGGCCTCGCCGGGATGCGGCGTGGCCACGTCCTGTGCACGCAAGCGTTGCCCGGAGGATGCCAGCAGGTTCAACGCATCGGCATCGACGACGCCCGGCGCGTCATTGGCCAGCACGAGATCCAGCAGGCCACGTCCCCAATCGCCCTGACCCAGCCCGGGACCGATCGCGATCACGCCGGCACGCGACAGCAAGGGCGCCAGTTGCGCAGCATCGTCCACCCCGTGGACCATCGCTTCCGGCCTGCGCGCAAGCAAGGCGGGCACGTGCTCCGCACGCGTCGCCACGCTGAGCAGGCCGGCGCCGCTACGCAGCGCGGCGTCGGCCGCCAGCAGGATCGCGCCACCACTCCCGTGGTCGCCGCCGATGCACAGCACATGGCCATTGCGGCCCTTGTGGCTGTCGCGCGGGCGCAGCGGAAAGAAGCCAGGCAAGGCATCCGCGCGCAACGCGAACGCCGCCGGGTCAATGCCGTCGAACACGGTCGCAGGCAGGTCGAGCGACGCCAGTTGCAAGTCGCCGGCATGGTCCAGTGCCGCGCCGGTACGCAGGCCGCGATGGCGTGCGATGAACTGCAGGGTGCGATCCGCGACCACCGCCGCACCCGGCGCGTCACCGCTGCGCGCGTCGATGCCACTGGGAACGTCGAGCGCCAGCACCGGCGCCGGATGCCGGCTCATCGCTTCGATCAAGGCCGACACGGAGTCGTCGGGCGCCCGCGACAGTCCAATGCCGAACAGGGCATCGACCAGCAGATCGGCATCACCCAGTTCGCCTCCCACGCATGCGACCTGCCCGCCTGAAGCGATGAAGGCATCGTGGGCCCGCCGTGCCAGCGGCGTGCGCGGCGCATGCGCATCGAGCCGCAGCACCTGCACACGGATACCAGAAGACAGCGCATGCCGGGCGAGCACATAACCATCGCCACCGTTGTTGCCGGGTCCGCAGACCACCAAGATGCGTCGCGCTCGCGACCAATGTTTCAGCACGCAATGCCAGGCCGCCAGCCCGGCACGCGCCATCAAAGCGAACGCGTCGCCACCGCAGGATGCGATGCCGCGCGCCTCGAGCTCGCGCAACTGGTCGGGGGCGTACAGCGGGAACGGACTGTGCATCGGTCGATTCTAGAACCGACTCCTATACTTCGCGCATGTCTTCGACGCTCCCCGACTACATCGCACTGGCGGCTCGCATCCGCGCACTGGCGCAGGCGGCGGGCTTCCAGCGCGTCGGGATCTCAGGCGTG of the Thermomonas carbonis genome contains:
- a CDS encoding NAD(P)H-hydrate dehydratase → MHSPFPLYAPDQLRELEARGIASCGGDAFALMARAGLAAWHCVLKHWSRARRILVVCGPGNNGGDGYVLARHALSSGIRVQVLRLDAHAPRTPLARRAHDAFIASGGQVACVGGELGDADLLVDALFGIGLSRAPDDSVSALIEAMSRHPAPVLALDVPSGIDARSGDAPGAAVVADRTLQFIARHRGLRTGAALDHAGDLQLASLDLPATVFDGIDPAAFALRADALPGFFPLRPRDSHKGRNGHVLCIGGDHGSGGAILLAADAALRSGAGLLSVATRAEHVPALLARRPEAMVHGVDDAAQLAPLLSRAGVIAIGPGLGQGDWGRGLLDLVLANDAPGVVDADALNLLASSGQRLRAQDVATPHPGEAARLLGIPAHDVQRDRFAAAQALHERLGCTVVLKGAGSIIASPDRAPTVICAGNPGMAVGGMGDVLTGVIAALLAQGMPAGDAAIAGALLHAAAGDAAAREDGERGLLPSDLLPWLRRLANPMRR
- a CDS encoding DUF1684 domain-containing protein, which gives rise to MVPARTMTFAGIALACLLVMAGCERAPPPQATPDEAAKLQAALKHYAHEQFMWRGRRILDLNRADGWASLIGMHWLDPGAHRVGSDVDNGIRIAMGPEHLGVFTVRDGKASFVADTSVTVDGKPSRGSALRSDKDAAGPSVIAFDEGKGLVTVIERGGRLALRVKHADAPSRVHFAGLEYWPGGRDWQVPARFIAHPAGKTLPIANIIGTIDDIPNPGALEFQHGGKSWRLEALDQGEATLFLVFADRTSGHGSYGAGRFIDVPKPDAQGRLVIDFNQAYNPPCAFTPFATCPLPPPENRLDLAVAAGEKTYAKPDVPPIQSPKDSP
- a CDS encoding N-acetylmuramoyl-L-alanine amidase, with the translated sequence MLLAALCWNLANASEIKQLRVETGATGTRVELQLDRPGDYKVIELRNPDRLVVDFADSRLARNLSMPAGAGAVKAVRTGQPQPGIVRVVFDLASQVKAMPPRIETTAAGPRLVLEWPGDAAVALTTPVIAAPIVAAKPDPIAEIAKASAAVETDPGKVVGKAATVSELPGTVATGVPTRVATGKPEPMPTETPAAAAPIPRPVMQAGMRPLVISIDAGHGGQDPGAIGPNGNREKNVTLAIARELARQINATPGMKAHLTRDADVFIPLNRRAVLARGAKADIFVSIHADAAENRSATGSSVYVMSTRGASSQRARWLADKENAADLIGGVKLAATGDTLKSVLLDLTQSGQMKASSDAAAHVLGSLGSVGKTRRVEHANFAVLRTSDVPAMLVETGFISNHGEEALLSSPDYQRKLATAVLAGINEYFTRQPPPGTLYAARAHALQVSQAASTGTGANSGGSP
- a CDS encoding TraB/GumN family protein, which gives rise to MTPRLLTLALVAAFALPVHADQSTKPAASPVASAPAAKVTGRPLLWKVSDADNDVYLLGSFHLLKSDDYPMPAEIDRAFDDAESLLFEIDPREMTAPETVATMQKYMAYEDGQSLSKVLPKATLERLGTLVSASGGSVQALEQSEPWAVSLGLVLGVSQAMGLKADLGLDRHLMDRAAKAGKPAGGLETVDAQMKAMDSVPYAEQAQGLDEFLVDPKKAVQQLQDMHAWWRTGDVEQLDTGMRADMARKSPQSYKLLDVDRNNAWLPQIEKRLTGSTSDDTLVVVGTLHLLGSDGLVEKLQAKGYKVERVCDSCEAAATE
- the mutL gene encoding DNA mismatch repair endonuclease MutL, with the translated sequence MTIRQLPDTLINQIAAGEVVERPASVVKELVENALDAGARRIDIDLEDGGIRLIRIRDDGGGIDASELPLAVQRHATSKIASIDDLESVATLGFRGEALPSVASVSRFRLTSRRSGSEHGALLQVDGGKVGEVTPHAHPPGTTVEVRDLFYNVPARRKFLRAERTELSHIEEWLRTLALARPDVELRVAHNGKPSRRWKGEAQLQEGTMLSDVRLHEALGEDFTRNALRVDHDGAGMRLHGWIAQPAYNRASSDQQYLYVNGRSVRDRNVSHAIRQAYADVLFHGRHPAYVLFLELDPRGVDVNVHPAKHEVRFRESRLVHDFVYRTLHQALAETRAGATAMPMQATQASQAWSMPVPQQSSIGLRVADAPSAYAALYAPRDAATLPDSPESPAAFAAMAMPDDAPGGLPPLGFAIAQLHGIYILAENADGLVVVDMHAAHERIGYEKLKTAHDGAGLRTQPLLVPSSIAVSEREADVAEREADTLAQLGFEVQRSGPQSLLLRSVPALLAHGDVEALLRDVLTDLREHGSTRRVAETRDELLSTMACHGAVRANRRLTVHEMNGLLREMEATERSGQCNHGRPTWTRFGLAEMDRWFLRGR
- the tsaE gene encoding tRNA (adenosine(37)-N6)-threonylcarbamoyltransferase complex ATPase subunit type 1 TsaE; amino-acid sequence: MHDLFLDAADATESLGARLAQSLPPRGVAYLHGDLGAGKSTLARALLRALGVTGTIRSPTYTLVEQYPLPAGGMALHLDLYRIGDPGELEFLGLDPAETRLWLVEWPERGQGGLPAADVDVELTVEGTGRRCRLHARTTAGEAWLQALRPA
- the rnfB gene encoding Rnf electron transport complex subunit RnfB; its protein translation is MPQSTPPLVERLDRLLPQTQCGQCGYDGCRPYAEAMADGEADVDHCPPGGDAGARALARLLDVAAKPYDRSRGEHLPPRVAVVVEADCIGCTRCIQACPVDAIVGASKSMHVVIDPLCTGCALCVPACPVDCIVMVSERA